Within Populus trichocarpa isolate Nisqually-1 chromosome 6, P.trichocarpa_v4.1, whole genome shotgun sequence, the genomic segment TCATTTGTCTAGTTTGATCATCTAGATAAAGATTTGGAAGAAACATGTCTCAGTTTCTTCTCAAGGAACTCGAAGGTAGCATGGAAGGTCATTACCAGTTCAAGCGATCTCTCCATTATATTATGGTGAAATTAACGTCTGGGTTTAATTTGAGAGCAAGGCTCGAGAAAATCACCAAGAAGTGTTTTCTTGCTAATAAGGTTAGGGCATGCCTGAATCTTTCGAGGAAAGCTATTGTCAACTAATCTAATGGTAGAGTTTAAGAGTTTTAGAAGTAGGATTGGGTAACCTGAAAAATTGGGTCAGTTTGATCTTTGCGTAGTCTCATCTGTTTAGCCATGGTGTTCTCGACCTTATCATTTTCATAGGTAAACAAGTCGGTGTGTTCAACTTTCTTCACTTTTTAAGCGAGGGATTCCCCATGGCAGGACAATCGTCATTATTGACTTCTGTGGTGTCTGCAAATGCCATTGCGTGAATGCTTTAGAATCTTGACTATAccaaaccatataaaaaagaaaatttaaaaatattcaatcaaacAAACCAATCAAAACTCTATACTGTTTCCACCGATTAGTCCAATCTTCTTCTCTCACTTTGCGGGGACAAGCAAATCGACGTGGGAATATTGTTCAACTAGGGAACTCTTGTCAACGGATTGATCTTGAATCCCTACGAATATAAATTTGAACACAGTTGGCAAATTTGACACATGAGAGCAACAGGCAAAtgcaattattttcttgattttccattCAAATCATGTTGACTTTTCTCGACCAACCTGTTTTATTCTTTTGCTTCAATTAATTACAAGTTGTGGATCAATAAGACTATTAAATTGCCGGTTTTCTAAGCatagattgattgattgatgagttgggaCAATTTCTGTTGCTTTCAAGTTTCTGGCAATGTCATGAATTTAGGGAGAATTGTGCACATCACTAACTATGGTTAGCTTGGAATTGGACTTGAAATCAAGATATTTGTCATCAGCTTTATATGAACTGCTATTTTAGACCACAGCCGTCAAACTGAAATGAAAGCAAGTGCAATTCGCTTATCATGCCCCTTTATTAACTACAGAGCGAGAATGTTTTGAGCAGAAGAGAATTCGGGGTGAAGCTGCATCTGCATACACAGCTGAGATGTCATGGAAATGACCTACGCTGGTAAATTAGCAATAATATTGCATACAGAAGCTCGTATGACAGGAAAATAACAATTTGTTTCCGGTAGGAATACTTTTAGTCGGTGAATTCATTATACAGTTCAATCGTTCTTCCTTTCAGCGACTGCACAGGCCTTGAATTCTGCTTGTAATCATCACCCAATGGAGCTCTCAGGGCTTCTAGCTGCTCCTTCGATATTGTTCTCACCTGCATATTCGTGTGTCATTATCATAAAGTCTGCACGCGGTTGTATATATCTGCACTCATACAAGTATAGCTATATTATACGTGTATAAATATTACCTTGCCAAGAATGTTCCAGATCACATTTTCAGTGCATGGAGGACTGGTGAAAGAACCAACGTATCTGTAATACTTGCGGGTATTTTTTCGTAACAGCTTATTGTCCAAGACCCCAACAGGAATACGGGCTTCTTCATTGCCAGCACAAACCTCCTTTGCTAGAGCATCCAGCTTGTCTTTAATCTGCAACCACGAATAGCTTTCATTGGTTAAAATTTTCTCTTGGAGATGTGAGGCCTCCAATCTATTCATGCAGGACAAAATCAGGATCTTAGGAGATTGCCTCGAGAAAAGGGAAATTTTACCAGAAATGAACAGGATTGTTTCCGTCAACCAAAGAAATATGTATTGCTTATTTGGATTACAGCTACACGTCCTTTGgaaataactaaaaattagTATGCAATGAAAATGTGACGTGAATTCTACCTTGTTGATAAATGGATCAGCGTCACCAAGTTCGTAGAGTATTGACACAACAGCGACAGAGCCAGAATCTTTCTTGTGGACTAAATGAAGCTCGGCGGCGTATCTGCAGATATAGAATGCCAATTGAGTGTCTGTTACTATTTATCaaagattgtttttattttatctacgGTAATGTACACATGTTTAATGCAGATTAGATTTttgaaaaaggttaagaaaataaagttttaaatagtGCGTGGAAGGGCTGGCCACTTTAAGCAGACAGGGTCAAGGCCATTGGATAGCAATTTGTGAAcctagagagggagagagagcatACTGTATTCCGTCAATCTGATGCTCGGAAGGAGAATGCCAGTGCATTTCCTTCAATGTGTAGTTTTGATGATCTACAATCAAGACTCCAGGATTCCCCTCATAGCTCAACTGCATTTAGAAAATTCAGCATTCAGAATAATTATTAGCATTATGGAAAGGCAAATGATATTTTGGACCAGCATATATAAAGTTTTCCAGGAGATCTCTTGAAGCTATTTTTACTCCATTAGCTCATATCAACCTAACCTACCACAATATATGCCAAAGAGCTGATTACAGCATAGGAATTCCTtaagataaaattaacaaagttaTTTCAGGAACAAACCCCAATATTGAAGCCATTGTTAACAAGAGTAGCGTTTGCACGTTTGTAATCCCTGGTCAAGGGtgtcaattttttgtttttcacggCCTCTTTCTTGATAATGTTGACAGGAGACTGAGTTTCTCCAGACGTGCATGCAGAGAATTTTAGGTTCAAGCTTCCCCAGTTGGCAGGGCCATTATTTGAACCAGCGTAACTGAATTCTAATGCAGATGCTGCCAAAATCCCAAGAATCAAACTCACTTGTTACATAACAACAGAGAAAGAATAAGTCGTTTATGCTTCTTTTTTCTAAGAATGCTCCAAAGAGACAGCAAATGAATTCAGATCATAGAACTTgtcaaaggaaaacaaatacGTGTTTCAAAAGAAACATATATACTTACGTTACCATATATAATTAAAGCTTCATTCATTCTAATggcagaaaaatgaaaaagaaaacacatatcCTTTTTTGTGTGCGTGTGTATGGATAAGAAAGAGTACTGCATGCAAGAGAGTCATACCTTGAGTTTGATCTGTAGCACTTGCAGAAGCGACAGCAAGCAACAATGCAATAGCAATGAAGGAGTAGGAGGGTTGAGGAGCCATGCTCTCGTCTCAGAGTAAAACCTTTCCCTTGAAGATGTTTATTAGAAAACTGCGGCCCTATCGATTTGAGTTGTTAAATTATAGGCTTAATAAGTAGCTGTACTGGTGCTAAATTTGGAGAGAGCTGGTAAATTTAGCAGTGTTTCTCTCGAAACCCTTGGCACACCTTGTTTTGTATGTCTATGTCTAATCATAGACGTAGTGGGGTTTgctctatccttttttttttttttttttttttttttttctgtgcttcAATATTTTTAGCTGTTTTCTGTTCTAAAAGAAACCTTCATCCTAAATTAGGGAGCTGACCTAATCCCTACCATTGGATTTGCACTCTTGATGCAAACTAGCAGCTTGGTTCTGTTATTGTAAAGTTGAAAACGCAGAAAGCTGGCCTGGTAAAAAATGCAGACCATTGGCTCTTTCTGAGTTTAATCAAACTTAGTGGGATGACTAAACTTAGATAGATATAATCTGCATCTCAGAATTCATGCACTGTTCTTATGTTGATCAagatgaaagtttttttttttttttaccattaaacTGCAAATAGGATAGAACACgctaaaaatcaaataattgaagTGTTGGTTGAGGTGGTAACTGAGTTTTCTCCCCGTATTTTTATCATGGATTTTGACGCAGCAGATTTGACAAGAAAAAAGCAAGCATAAGAAAAAGATAGAATTTTGCCTAGAAGGGTGTCAACTAGAaccttgatttatatttttgctgctgaatatttttttctaatataatctATCACTTCAATAGATCTAAAACTCTTTAAATAGGAGATCTAAAACTCTAAATAACCGACCTTTActagataagaaaaataaaagttctaataaaaaagaaaaaaacaacatagaaATCCAAATTAtaactaggaaaataaaaattcgCTCAAACAATATTTTCTACTCATAATCTAATGTCTTCCCTGTTTATCCTCTTATAAAACTACACCCGCATAATTTCCTAATTAAATTTAAGcacaattcaataatttaataaaaaaattataaggtttttttatcaaactagtTGTTTAGCACAACGAAGCTTTTTCTTGAACCTAACTTTATTTCACTGATTCATAAACAAATATGTTAGGTTTTCTACGTGATTCaataataacaaattcataattGATTGATCAGAACCTTCAAACCCGCTACATCGAAATTTAAtctagatcaaaatattttattgagaaaaaaactaaaatcatggATGACAATTTCATGCATGGAATTAAGGTACCAATCAAAGacatgataaaagaaatatgatCCCTCTCCCTCATA encodes:
- the LOC7491942 gene encoding alpha carbonic anhydrase 1, chloroplastic: MAPQPSYSFIAIALLLAVASASATDQTQASALEFSYAGSNNGPANWGSLNLKFSACTSGETQSPVNIIKKEAVKNKKLTPLTRDYKRANATLVNNGFNIGLSYEGNPGVLIVDHQNYTLKEMHWHSPSEHQIDGIQYAAELHLVHKKDSGSVAVVSILYELGDADPFINKIKDKLDALAKEVCAGNEEARIPVGVLDNKLLRKNTRKYYRYVGSFTSPPCTENVIWNILGKVRTISKEQLEALRAPLGDDYKQNSRPVQSLKGRTIELYNEFTD